In one Epinephelus moara isolate mb chromosome 6, YSFRI_EMoa_1.0, whole genome shotgun sequence genomic region, the following are encoded:
- the itga10 gene encoding integrin alpha-10 isoform X1, whose protein sequence is MELRKYLLCLEFILLLKGLCYCFNIDVKHPRIFTGPEDALFGFSVLQHEDNGEKSMLVGAPWDGPPNNRKGDVYKCIIGEEKNSSCSKVNLGESALQNVSKNLKNSHLGMTLTPDSPDGFLACAPLWSQECGTSMFSTGICASVSDDLEPRETIAPTAQRCSTYMDIVIVLDGSNSIYPWYEVQNFLSNILSKFHISSDQMQVGILQYGEVAVHEWSLKDYQTTQEVVEAAKNISRQEGRETRTAYAIHTACTEAFSAERGARDGATKVMIVVTDGESHDGEELQDALDECINRNITRYAIAVLGHYIRRQQDPETFIKEIKTIASDPEEKYFFNVTDEAALNDIVDALGDRIFTLEGTLGYNESSFHMEMSQIGFSTHTLDDGILFGMVGAYDWDGGVLKEGTNGRIMPPREAFESEFPLELKNHAAYLGYTVSSVIVGDWKTLYVAGAPRFKHKGKVILFELSNEGDVNIVQALNGEQIGSYYGSEVCGLDIDQDGITDVLLVAAPMFLGSGNKEAGRVYIYTLSGEEVFVSNGTLKSEDKSQDARFGYALAAAPDLNHDGFTDLLVGAPLEDEHRGAIYVYHGDGIYVIHNYKQRISGSSISPSLQYFGRSVSARLDLDGDELIDLAVGAQGSAVLLSSRSIVQINVSLSFQPHSINVIQKTCQRGGRDSACLNATACFTTVSRSPGPHSNSFDLWVSAMLDDRKLSARALFDDSSHRQTQLAVRVRIGQTLCYKLPFHVYDTADYIRPISFSLRFKINNTESGPVLDEGWPTTVKKSIQFFKDCGEDDVCTTDLVLQAHMDISGTRQKPYVIRSPRRRLAVEVQLENRLENAYNTSLTLHYSRNLHFSSLSIREDAHFKIECTALSANSHSCNVSYPVFRSQSKVNFMLEFEFSCTSLHSRVQMKLHAASDSVEREDTLGDNSVQLQSFVQYEPDLFVSSDSNLNRYEVHPTRTVSEAIGPEFYTHLRLQNLGCYSVSNVELRLHLPSVAAGDSVFMTVTDVFSYNATGVNCSVLSDLAQLKARQRDVRSLHPEDMMQNDILNCSRSWCTEIVCEVQQLLRGQAAVIRVSRRVHDDFFRKAKYKSVRIIGAYHVAAQETNLITLGTETVWRETVLEVLKGRAIPISLWILIGSIIGGLLLLALIIFVLWKMGFFARKQRGEDENHED, encoded by the exons TCTAG GTGAGAGTGCTCTCCAGAACGTTTCTAAAAACCTGAAGAATTCTCACCTGGGAATGACGCTGACTCCAGACTCACCTGATGGCTTCCTG GCATGTGCCCCTCTGTGGTCTCAAGAGTGTGGTACGTCTATGTTCAGCACTGGCATCTGTGCCTCTGTCAGCGATGACCTAGAACCAAGAGAAACCATCGCTCCAACAGCGCAAA GGTGCTCCACATACATGGACATTGTGATCGTGCTGGATGGATCCAACAGTATCTACCCCTGGTATGAGGTCCAGAACTTCCTCAGCAACATCCTCAGCAAGTTCCACATCAGCTCGGATCAGATGCAG GTTGGTATACTGCAGTATGGCGAAGTAGCAGTCCACGAGTGGTCTCTGAAGGACTACCAGACCAcacaggaggtggtggaggccGCCAAGAACATCAGCAGACAGGAGGGACGAGAGACGCGCACCGCATACGCCATCCACACGGCCTG CACAGAGGCGTTCAGCGCTGAGCGTGGAGCGAGGGATGGCGCCACCAAGGTGATGATTGTGGTGACAGACGGAGAGTCACATGACGGGGAGGAGCTACAAGACGCTCTGGACGAGTGCATTAACAGAAACATCACCAGATACGCCATCGCT GTTCTGGGTCATTACATTCGCCGACAGCAGGACCCTGAGACTTTCATTAAAGAGATCAAGACTATCGCCAGCGACCCCGAAGAGAAGTATTTTTTCAATGTGACCGACGAAGCTGCGCTCAATGACATTGTGGATGCCCTTGGAGATCGCATCTTCACTTTGGAAG GCACTCTGGGCTACAACGAGAGCTCGTTCCACATGGAGATGTCTCAGATCGgcttctccacacacacactggat GACGGCATCCTGTTTGGGATGGTTGGCGCCTATGACTGGGATGGTGGGGTGTTGAAGGAAGGGACCAACGGGCGCATAATGCCGCCCAGAGAGGCTTTTGAAAGCGAGTTTCCACTGGAGCTTAAAAACCATGCTGCTTATTTAG gTTACACAGTCTCATCTGTGATAGTCGGTGACTGGAAGACACTGTATGTAGCTGGAGCTCCTCGATTCAAACACAAAGGCAAAGTCATCCTGTTTGAGCTCAGCAATGAGGGTGATGTCAACATTGTTCAGGCCCTCAATGGAGAACAG ATTGGATCTTACTACggcagtgaggtttgtgggctgGATATCGACCAAGATGGCATCACAGATGTCCTTCTGGTCGCAGCTCCAATGTTCCTCGGCTCAGGAAATAAGGAGGCTGGGAGAGTCTACATCTACACCCTCAGTGGG GAGGAGGTGTTTGTATCTAACGGTACTCTGAAGTCAGAGGACAAGTCCCAGGATGCCAGGTTTGGTTATGCACTGGCAGCCGCTCCAGACCTCAACCACGATGGCTTCACTGACCTGCTGGTGGGAGCCCCGCTGGAGGATGAGCACAGGGGCGCCATCTATGTCTACCACGGAGATGGCATTTACGTCATCCACAATTACAAGCAG cgAATTTCAGGATCATCAATTTCACCCTCCCTGCAGTATTTTGGCCGCAGTGTGAGTGCTCGGTTGGACCTGGATGGAGATGAGCTAATAGACTTGGCAGTGGGAGCACAGGGCAGTGCTGTACTGCTCAG CTCTCGAAGCATAGTCCAGATCAATGTGAGTCTGTCCTTCCAGCCACACTCCATCAACGTCATCCAAAAGACCTGCCAGAGGGGAGGCAGAGATTCAGCCTGTCTCAATGCCACTGCCTGCTTCACCACCGTCTCCCGCTCCCCTGGACCACACAGCAACAGCTTTG ATCTGTGGGTGTCGGCCATGTTGGATGACAGGAAGTTGTCTGCGAGGGCGCTGTTTGACGACAGCTCCCACCGACAGACCCAGCTGGCAGTACGAGTTCGCATAGGACAAACTCTCTGCTACAAGCTGCCCTTCCACGTCTAT GACACAGCAGATTACATCCGTCCAATTAGCTTCTCGCTGCGGTTTAAGATCAATAATACAGAGAGCGGTCCAGTGTTGGATGAAGGCTGGCCGACAACTGTCAAGAAATCT ATCCAGTTCTTTAAAGACTGTGGTGAGGATGATGTGTGCACAACAGACCTGGTGCTGCAGGCTCATATGGACATCTCTGGGACGAG ACAGAAGCCTTATGTGATTCGCAGCCCTCGTAGGCGTCTGGCGGTGGAGGTGCAGCTTGAGAACAGACTGGAAAACGCCTACAACACCAGCCTGACGCTGCATTATTCACGCAACCTGCACTTCTCCAGCCTCAGCATCAGA GAGGATGCCCACTTTAAGATCGAGTGTACAGCACTCAGTGCCAACAGCCACTCGTGTAACGTCAGCTATCCAGTGTTTCGCTCCCAGTCAAAA GTTAACTTCATGTTGGAGTTTGAGTTCAGCTGCACATCGCTGCACAGTCGAGTCCAGATGAAGCTTCATGCTGCCAG TGACAGTGTGGAAAGAGAAGATACTTTGGGGGACAACAGTGttcagctgcagagttttgtgCAGTATGAACCAGACTTGTTTGTCAGCAG TGACTCTAATTTGAACCGATATGAGGTCCACCCCACTCGGACAGTGTCGGAGGCAATAGGACCAGAGTTCTACACGCACCTTAGG ctGCAGAACCTCGGCTGTTACTCTGTGAGTAATGTGGAGCTGAGGCTGCATCTGCCCTCTGTGGCTGCAGGAGACAGTGTCTTCATGACCGTCACCGACGTCTTTTCATACAAC GCCACAGGGGTGAACTGCAGCGTGCTGAGTGATCTGGCCCAGCTGAAGGCCAGACAGAGAGATGTGCGCTCCCTTCATCCCGAAGACATGATGCAGAATGACATACTG AACTGCAGCAGGTCGTGGTGCACTGAGATTGTGTGTGAAGTCCAGCAGCTCCTGAGAGGGCAGGCTGCCGTCATTCGTGTCAGCCGCAGAGTTCATGACGATTTTTTCAGAAAA GCCAAATATAAGTCAGTGAGGATAATCGGTGCTTATCACGTCGCTGCTCAGGAGACTAACCTCATCACGCTGGGCACAGAGACAGTCTGGAGGGAG ACTGTACTGGAGGTGCTAAAGGGCCGAGCTATCCCCATCTCACTGTGGATTCTGATTGGTAGCATCATTGGAGGTTTGCTGTTACTGGCCCTCATCATTTTTGTACTATGGAAG ATGGGATTCTTTGCACgcaaacagagaggagaggatgagaaCCATGAGGACTGA
- the itga10 gene encoding integrin alpha-10 isoform X2 — MLVGAPWDGPPNNRKGDVYKCIIGEEKNSSCSKVNLGESALQNVSKNLKNSHLGMTLTPDSPDGFLACAPLWSQECGTSMFSTGICASVSDDLEPRETIAPTAQRCSTYMDIVIVLDGSNSIYPWYEVQNFLSNILSKFHISSDQMQVGILQYGEVAVHEWSLKDYQTTQEVVEAAKNISRQEGRETRTAYAIHTACTEAFSAERGARDGATKVMIVVTDGESHDGEELQDALDECINRNITRYAIAVLGHYIRRQQDPETFIKEIKTIASDPEEKYFFNVTDEAALNDIVDALGDRIFTLEGTLGYNESSFHMEMSQIGFSTHTLDDGILFGMVGAYDWDGGVLKEGTNGRIMPPREAFESEFPLELKNHAAYLGYTVSSVIVGDWKTLYVAGAPRFKHKGKVILFELSNEGDVNIVQALNGEQIGSYYGSEVCGLDIDQDGITDVLLVAAPMFLGSGNKEAGRVYIYTLSGEEVFVSNGTLKSEDKSQDARFGYALAAAPDLNHDGFTDLLVGAPLEDEHRGAIYVYHGDGIYVIHNYKQRISGSSISPSLQYFGRSVSARLDLDGDELIDLAVGAQGSAVLLSSRSIVQINVSLSFQPHSINVIQKTCQRGGRDSACLNATACFTTVSRSPGPHSNSFDLWVSAMLDDRKLSARALFDDSSHRQTQLAVRVRIGQTLCYKLPFHVYDTADYIRPISFSLRFKINNTESGPVLDEGWPTTVKKSIQFFKDCGEDDVCTTDLVLQAHMDISGTRQKPYVIRSPRRRLAVEVQLENRLENAYNTSLTLHYSRNLHFSSLSIREDAHFKIECTALSANSHSCNVSYPVFRSQSKVNFMLEFEFSCTSLHSRVQMKLHAASDSVEREDTLGDNSVQLQSFVQYEPDLFVSSDSNLNRYEVHPTRTVSEAIGPEFYTHLRLQNLGCYSVSNVELRLHLPSVAAGDSVFMTVTDVFSYNATGVNCSVLSDLAQLKARQRDVRSLHPEDMMQNDILNCSRSWCTEIVCEVQQLLRGQAAVIRVSRRVHDDFFRKAKYKSVRIIGAYHVAAQETNLITLGTETVWRETVLEVLKGRAIPISLWILIGSIIGGLLLLALIIFVLWKMGFFARKQRGEDENHED; from the exons TCTAG GTGAGAGTGCTCTCCAGAACGTTTCTAAAAACCTGAAGAATTCTCACCTGGGAATGACGCTGACTCCAGACTCACCTGATGGCTTCCTG GCATGTGCCCCTCTGTGGTCTCAAGAGTGTGGTACGTCTATGTTCAGCACTGGCATCTGTGCCTCTGTCAGCGATGACCTAGAACCAAGAGAAACCATCGCTCCAACAGCGCAAA GGTGCTCCACATACATGGACATTGTGATCGTGCTGGATGGATCCAACAGTATCTACCCCTGGTATGAGGTCCAGAACTTCCTCAGCAACATCCTCAGCAAGTTCCACATCAGCTCGGATCAGATGCAG GTTGGTATACTGCAGTATGGCGAAGTAGCAGTCCACGAGTGGTCTCTGAAGGACTACCAGACCAcacaggaggtggtggaggccGCCAAGAACATCAGCAGACAGGAGGGACGAGAGACGCGCACCGCATACGCCATCCACACGGCCTG CACAGAGGCGTTCAGCGCTGAGCGTGGAGCGAGGGATGGCGCCACCAAGGTGATGATTGTGGTGACAGACGGAGAGTCACATGACGGGGAGGAGCTACAAGACGCTCTGGACGAGTGCATTAACAGAAACATCACCAGATACGCCATCGCT GTTCTGGGTCATTACATTCGCCGACAGCAGGACCCTGAGACTTTCATTAAAGAGATCAAGACTATCGCCAGCGACCCCGAAGAGAAGTATTTTTTCAATGTGACCGACGAAGCTGCGCTCAATGACATTGTGGATGCCCTTGGAGATCGCATCTTCACTTTGGAAG GCACTCTGGGCTACAACGAGAGCTCGTTCCACATGGAGATGTCTCAGATCGgcttctccacacacacactggat GACGGCATCCTGTTTGGGATGGTTGGCGCCTATGACTGGGATGGTGGGGTGTTGAAGGAAGGGACCAACGGGCGCATAATGCCGCCCAGAGAGGCTTTTGAAAGCGAGTTTCCACTGGAGCTTAAAAACCATGCTGCTTATTTAG gTTACACAGTCTCATCTGTGATAGTCGGTGACTGGAAGACACTGTATGTAGCTGGAGCTCCTCGATTCAAACACAAAGGCAAAGTCATCCTGTTTGAGCTCAGCAATGAGGGTGATGTCAACATTGTTCAGGCCCTCAATGGAGAACAG ATTGGATCTTACTACggcagtgaggtttgtgggctgGATATCGACCAAGATGGCATCACAGATGTCCTTCTGGTCGCAGCTCCAATGTTCCTCGGCTCAGGAAATAAGGAGGCTGGGAGAGTCTACATCTACACCCTCAGTGGG GAGGAGGTGTTTGTATCTAACGGTACTCTGAAGTCAGAGGACAAGTCCCAGGATGCCAGGTTTGGTTATGCACTGGCAGCCGCTCCAGACCTCAACCACGATGGCTTCACTGACCTGCTGGTGGGAGCCCCGCTGGAGGATGAGCACAGGGGCGCCATCTATGTCTACCACGGAGATGGCATTTACGTCATCCACAATTACAAGCAG cgAATTTCAGGATCATCAATTTCACCCTCCCTGCAGTATTTTGGCCGCAGTGTGAGTGCTCGGTTGGACCTGGATGGAGATGAGCTAATAGACTTGGCAGTGGGAGCACAGGGCAGTGCTGTACTGCTCAG CTCTCGAAGCATAGTCCAGATCAATGTGAGTCTGTCCTTCCAGCCACACTCCATCAACGTCATCCAAAAGACCTGCCAGAGGGGAGGCAGAGATTCAGCCTGTCTCAATGCCACTGCCTGCTTCACCACCGTCTCCCGCTCCCCTGGACCACACAGCAACAGCTTTG ATCTGTGGGTGTCGGCCATGTTGGATGACAGGAAGTTGTCTGCGAGGGCGCTGTTTGACGACAGCTCCCACCGACAGACCCAGCTGGCAGTACGAGTTCGCATAGGACAAACTCTCTGCTACAAGCTGCCCTTCCACGTCTAT GACACAGCAGATTACATCCGTCCAATTAGCTTCTCGCTGCGGTTTAAGATCAATAATACAGAGAGCGGTCCAGTGTTGGATGAAGGCTGGCCGACAACTGTCAAGAAATCT ATCCAGTTCTTTAAAGACTGTGGTGAGGATGATGTGTGCACAACAGACCTGGTGCTGCAGGCTCATATGGACATCTCTGGGACGAG ACAGAAGCCTTATGTGATTCGCAGCCCTCGTAGGCGTCTGGCGGTGGAGGTGCAGCTTGAGAACAGACTGGAAAACGCCTACAACACCAGCCTGACGCTGCATTATTCACGCAACCTGCACTTCTCCAGCCTCAGCATCAGA GAGGATGCCCACTTTAAGATCGAGTGTACAGCACTCAGTGCCAACAGCCACTCGTGTAACGTCAGCTATCCAGTGTTTCGCTCCCAGTCAAAA GTTAACTTCATGTTGGAGTTTGAGTTCAGCTGCACATCGCTGCACAGTCGAGTCCAGATGAAGCTTCATGCTGCCAG TGACAGTGTGGAAAGAGAAGATACTTTGGGGGACAACAGTGttcagctgcagagttttgtgCAGTATGAACCAGACTTGTTTGTCAGCAG TGACTCTAATTTGAACCGATATGAGGTCCACCCCACTCGGACAGTGTCGGAGGCAATAGGACCAGAGTTCTACACGCACCTTAGG ctGCAGAACCTCGGCTGTTACTCTGTGAGTAATGTGGAGCTGAGGCTGCATCTGCCCTCTGTGGCTGCAGGAGACAGTGTCTTCATGACCGTCACCGACGTCTTTTCATACAAC GCCACAGGGGTGAACTGCAGCGTGCTGAGTGATCTGGCCCAGCTGAAGGCCAGACAGAGAGATGTGCGCTCCCTTCATCCCGAAGACATGATGCAGAATGACATACTG AACTGCAGCAGGTCGTGGTGCACTGAGATTGTGTGTGAAGTCCAGCAGCTCCTGAGAGGGCAGGCTGCCGTCATTCGTGTCAGCCGCAGAGTTCATGACGATTTTTTCAGAAAA GCCAAATATAAGTCAGTGAGGATAATCGGTGCTTATCACGTCGCTGCTCAGGAGACTAACCTCATCACGCTGGGCACAGAGACAGTCTGGAGGGAG ACTGTACTGGAGGTGCTAAAGGGCCGAGCTATCCCCATCTCACTGTGGATTCTGATTGGTAGCATCATTGGAGGTTTGCTGTTACTGGCCCTCATCATTTTTGTACTATGGAAG ATGGGATTCTTTGCACgcaaacagagaggagaggatgagaaCCATGAGGACTGA
- the polr3c gene encoding DNA-directed RNA polymerase III subunit RPC3, producing MTAQEARLCGLLLREHFGEVVEKVGIHLLRNGAQNLRTILHETGISLDLVKKSLCVLVQHGTCVFSPGRKGPGSPTEYRSSCDRILRILRYPRYIYTAKTLYGDTGELIIEELLQRGHMTMSSTVKTVADRLTQNMEEGRSMEYSEVSSAFSKLVETHFLQRCPPLAGAATKDSATPGTPATPATPGTPAAPVSTAPPTPESFPDCYKVPHVTLTGRGKRQLSGEDGEDQRNAKRAKMDLQTHGDEGICWQVNFERFHLHFRDQAIISAVANKLDQTSSEIVRTMLRMSEVTTAPNASCTKPLSANEIFRSLPTSYNISRPILDQYLTLLVDDPMEFVGKAGESGGGMYVVNLHRALANLARATLESVVQERFGSRSARIFRLLLRKRHLEQKQVEDFAMIPAKEAKDMLYTLLSQNLVQLQEIPKTPDYAPSRTFYLYTVNQLPTARMLLQNCYKTVANLIERRLFETKESKRLLEKSQRIEAILASLQASGAEPEQLTEVEEMITAPEKQQLEALRLHINKLDSAENQVDETIFLLESYVNSTASTS from the exons GTAAAGAAGTCCCTGTGTGTGCTCGTGCAGCATGGCACCTGTGTGTTCAGCCCAGGCCGTAAAGGACCTGGGAGCCCCACAGAGTATCGGTCCAGCTGTGATCGGATTCTTAGAATTCTGCGTTACCCGCGCTACATCTACACCGCTAAAACCTTGTACGGTGACACCGGAGAGCTAATCATAGAGGAGCTACTGCAGAGAGGTCACATGACCATGAGTAGCACAGTTAAGACAGTCGCGGACCGTCTCACGCAAAACATGGAAG AGGGTCGCAGCATGGAATACAGTGAGGTGTCTTCTGCCTTCTCCAAACTGGTTGAGACCCATTTTCTTCAGCGCTGCCCTCCACTGGCAGGAGCAGCAACAAAAGACAGTGCTACTCCAGGTACCCCTGCAACCCCGGCCACCCCTGGTACTCCTGCTGCCCCTGTTAGCACCGCCCCGCCCACACCTGAGAGCTTCCCTGACTGTTACAAGGTGCCTCATGTGACACTGACGGGGCGAGGCAAACGCCAACTCTCTGGTGAGGATGGCGAGGACCAAAGGAATGCAAAGAGGGCCAAAATGGATTTACAG ACACACGGCGACGAGGGGATTTGCTGGCAGGTGAATTTTGAGAGGTTCCATCTCCACTTCAGAGACCAGGCCATCATCAGTGCTGTAGCTAACAAACTGGACCAG ACGAGCAGTGAGATAGTGAGGACTATGCTGAGGATGAGTGAGGTGACGACCGCGCCCAATGCGTCCTGCACGAAGCCCCTCTCAGCCAACGAGATCTTCAGGTCCCTCCCGACCAGCTACAACATCTCCAGACCAATCTTAGACCAGTACCTCACGTTACTAGTGGATGACCCG atGGAGTTTGTGGGGAAGGCTGGTGAAAGTGGAGGAGGGATGTATGTCGTCA ATTTGCACAGAGCGCTGGCCAATCTGGCTCGGGCCACGCTAGAGTCTGTAGTACAGGAGAG GTTTGGCTCCCGATCAGCGCGCATCTTCCGGCTGTTGCTAAGGAAACGTCACCTAGAGCAGAAGCAGGTGGAGGATTTTGCTATGATTCCAGCCAAAGAAGCTAAAGATATGCTCTACACGCTGCTGTCACAGAACCTGGTCCAGCTGCAG GAAATCCCAAAGACTCCCGACTACGCTCCCTCTCGTACTTTCTATCTTTACACCGTCAACCAACTCCCAACTGCAAGAATGCTGCTTCAGAACTGCTACAAG ACAGTGGCCAACCTCATAGAGCGACGCTTGTTTGAGACCAAAGAGAGCAA GCGACTGCTGGAGAAATCGCAGCGAATTGAGGCCATTCTGGCGTCTCTGCAGGCCAGCGGGGCCGAGCCTGAGCAGCTGACAGAGGTCGAGGAGATGATCACTGCTCCTGAAAAGCAACAGCTGGAGGCCTTACGGCTTCATATCAACAA GTTAGATTCAGCTGAGAACCAGGTAGATGAAACCATCTTTCTTTTAGAGTCCTACGTCAACTCCACTGCATCCACAAGTTGA